The genomic stretch TGACCCTGGGTCAGAAGAAGTACAACATCGTCTGCTCGCAGTGTCACGGCGTGCTCGGCGATGGAAACAGCATCGTCGCGGAGAACATGGCCCTGCGCCTGCCTCCCTCGCTGCTGGACCTGGAGAGCAAGTCGGACGGCCACTTCTACGTGGCCATCAACGAGGGCTACGGCGTGATGCCGTCCTTCTCCGGTGAGCTCGACCTGCGCGAGCGCTGGGCCGTGGTCGCCTACGTCCGCGCACTCCAGACGGCCCGCAATACCCGCACGGACGGCCAGCAGCCCGTTCCGCAGGAGAACCGATGAGTCCCCCCGTCACCAACTCGCACACCAGCTTCGGGCCGTACACCGGCACGCCGAAGCTCATGGTGCCCGCGTTCGCCGTGGGCATTCTCTGCCTCCTGGCCACGCTGGGTGGCTTCTTCGCCACCGACGCCAAGGGTGAGACGGCGCACGCCTATTTGATTGGCTTCACCTACTGGGTGGGCATCAGCGTCGCCTTCCTCATCATGCAGGCCATCTTCCACACGGCGAAGGCCAAGTGGCTCATCGTGCTGCGCCGGACGATGGAGACGGCCTCCGCGGTGATTCCGGTGTTCTTCGTGCTGGCCCTGCCGCTGCTGGCCATGGCCGCCTACCTCTACCCCTGGTGGGAAGGCTCCGCGCTGACCAAGGGCTACTCCAGCCTGGAGCTGGAGCACCTGAGCCACAAGCAGCATGGCTACCTGAACAACCACCTCTCCTTCCCCCCCGGCGTAGGCATTCGCCACATCATCTACTTCGGCGTGTGGAGCTTCGCGGCCTGGCGGCTGCGGTCGTGGAGCCTGAAGCAGGACACCGAGGGTGGACTCGACTTCACGGTGAAGCAGCGCAAGTTCTCTCCGGGTGTGCTGCCTTTCCTTGCCCTCACCATCACGTTCGCTTCTTTCGACTGGCTGATGAGCCTCACGCCGCTCTGGCAGTCGACCATCTTCGGCGTCTATTACTTCGCCGGAAGCTTCCTGGCGGCCTTCTGCATCCTGACCATCGTCACGGTGAACGCCCAGGGCAAGGACCTCTACGGCAGCGTCGTGAAGCCGGACCACTTCCACAACCTCGGCAAGCTGATGCTCGCCTTCACCGCGTTCTGGGCCTACATCGCCTTCTCCCAGTTCATGCTGGTGTGGATCGCGAACATCCCGGAAGAGGCGCCCTGGTACGGCCTGCGCATGTTCGGCCCGTGGCGGCCGATGTCCATCGCCCTGTTCTTCCTCCACTTCCTGCTGCCCTTCGGCATCCTGCTGTCGCGCAAGCTGAAGCTGCAGCCTCGGAAGCTGGCCGTGGTGGCCATATACCTGCTCATCATCCACGCGGTGGACCTGTACTGGCTGGTGTGGCCGGCGCTGACCGGTGACGCGGGCCCGACGTTCCACTGGTCGCTGCTCACGGCCTTCTTCGGCGTGGGCGGTATCGCGGTGGGCTTCGCCCTCTTCCTGGCGCGTGGCCACTACACGCTCACGGTGAAGGACCCCTACATCGCCGAGTCCTTGAGGTACGTGCAGCCATGAAGAAGACCCAGGTTGAGCTCGAGTCGCGCGTCATCGTCGGCGCGCACGGCGTGGCGGCGGAAGAAGACCACCTGGTCATGGGCAAGGTGGTGGGTATCGGCGTGGGTTCGCTCCTCATCTTCGGGGTGGGCATCGTCTGGGCCTGGTGGATTCAGGTCCAGACCATGGCCGACATCCAACCGGAGGGTCCGCCGCCGCGTCCCGCGGCGATGGGCCAGTACGAGGTGGGCATCGTCAACCAGCGCCTGTTCGAGCAGGACTGGCACGCCGAGGACAAGATCAGCGGCCAGGACCGGGCACTGCGCGCCGGCTGGGGTGACCAGCCGGGGGTGAAGCAGCACCCCGGCATCGACGCCGCGATGAAGACGGTCATCGAGCAGAAGCGCAACCCGCCCCCCACGCCCGCCCCGGAGACCGCTCCCGGGCAGACGCCTCCGGCACCGCAGCAGTAGCCTTCACCGCTCCCCTGTCGTAAGAGCCGTCCTGCAATGATGTCCACCCGCTCCTACATCCTTCCGCGCGCCTGCCGCGCGGGCTTCCTCGCCGCGGCGGCGCTGGTGCTGGCCGTCGCGGTGCCGGCCTTGGCCATGCCAGGTGCCGGGAAGACGCCCCGGGCCATCCTGGAGGCACAGCAGGACCTGCCGCCCCCCATTCAAGGTGTGGACGTGCAGGAGCATCTGGGGGAGCTGGTGCCCATGGACACCCGCTTCCTCGACGCCTCCGGGCGCGAGGTGCGCCTGGGCGACGTGGTGCCGAAGGCGCGGCCCACCCTGCTGACGCTCGTCTATTACAACTGCCCCATGCTCTGTAACCTGGTGCTCAACGCCCAGGTGCAGTCCATGAAGGAGCTCGGGCTCGAGCTGGGCAAGGACTACGAAGCCGTCACCGTCAGCATCGACCCTGACGACACGCCTGCCCAGAGCCTGGAGCGGCGGCGGCGGCACCTGCAGTCCATGGGCAAGCCGGAGACGGCCCCCTGGCACTTCCTGACCGGCACGGACGCGGAAATCCGCCGGCTCGCGGACGCCCTTGGCTTCAAGTACACCTACGACGAGAGCACGAAGCAGTACGCCCACGCAGCCGTGGTGCACGTGCTCACGCCGGAAGGCAGCATCTCCCGGTATCTCTACGGGACGACGTTTCCCCCCTCGGACATGAAGCTGGCGTTGCTGGAGGCGGCCAATGGCCGCGTAGGTACCAGCTTCGATCAGATCATCCTGTCCTGCTTCAAGTATGACACCGCCAGTCGGCGGTATGGCTTCTACATCTTCGGGTTCATCCGCCTGGGCGGCATAGCCGTGTTCTCCGTCCTGGCGACGATGCTGATCTACTTCTGGAGGCGCGAGCTGAAGAAAGGCGCGGCGGCATGAGCGAGCTTCTCAACAATATCCTGTTCCTCCCGGAGGCCGCGTCCACGTTCGCGGAGCGCATCGACACGCTGCATCACTTCGTCGTGGGTACGACGATGGTGATGTCAACGGCGGTCGGTATGGCGGCCCTGTTCTTCTTCTTCCGTTACCGCCGCCGCCTCCCGGCGCAGGCGACGGAGTACATCGTTCCCACCCTGAAGACGGAGTTCCTCTTCGTCTCCGTTCCCCTCGTGTTCTTCCTGACCTGGTTCGGTATCGGGTTCCGGGACTTCACGTGGGTCACCACGCCGCCCAAGGACTCGATGGATGTCTACGTCATGGGCAAGCAGTGGATGTGGAAGTTCTCCTACCCGGAGGGCCCCAACGGGGTGAACGTGCTGCACGTGCCGGCGAACCGTCCGGTGCGTCTGCTCATCACCTCGCGTGACGTGCTGCACTCCTTCTACGTGCCGGCCTTCCGCATCAAGATGGATGCGCTCCCGGGCCGCTACACGCAGATCTGGTTCGAGGCGACCAAGCCGGGCACGTACCAGGTGCTGTGCACCGAGTACTGCGGCCTGTCGCACTCGAAGATGCTGGCCGAGGTCGTCGTGCTCCCGCAGGAGGAGTACGAAAACTGGATCCAGGAGCAGCGCCGCGGCCGTCTGCAGGACCGTCAGGACGCGCTGGCGGACAACTCCCTGGTGCCGCCGGTGGCGCGCATGGTGGAGCAGGGCCAGGTGCTCGCGGGCACGCAGGGCTGCCTCAAGTGCCACTCGGTGGACGGCTCGCAGCACATCGGCCCGACCTTCCTGGGCATGTACGACCGCGTGGAGCAGCTCGAGGACGGGCAGACCATCCGCGTGGACGAGGCCTATATCACCCAGTCGATGATGGACCCGGGCGCCCACCTGGTGGCGGGCTACCAGAACGTGATGCCGACCTACCAGGGCAAGCTGCAGGGCCCGGAGACGGCCGCCATCGTCGAGTACATCAAGTCGCTTCGCACTCCGAACGTCCGTGAGGGCGCCTCCGAGGGACCCGCCTATGACGCCATCCAGTAGCATCGCAGCCCCGGGCGCCACCCCCGCGCCCGAGGAGCATCACGACCACCACCCGAGCTACCTGGTCGACGGCACCACCATCAAATCGTGGCTGCTGACGGTCGACCACAAGCGCATCGGGCTCATGTTCCTGTTCTGGGTCCTGCTGTTCTTCCTCGTGGGCGGCATCTTCGCGCTGCTCATCCGGGTAGAGCTGCTGACGCCGGGCCCGACCATCATGGACGCGATGACGTACAACCGTACGTTCACGCTCCATGGCCTGGTCATGATCTTCCTGTTCATGATTCCGGCCATCCCCGCCGTCTTCGGCAACTTCATGTTGCCGCTGATGCTGGGTGCCAAGGACGTGGCCTTCCCTCGGCTGAACCTGCTGTCACTCTACATCTACCTGGCCGGCGCGGTGTTGGCGCTGTGGGGCATGCTCAACGGCGGCCTGGACACGGGCTGGACGTTCTACACCCCGTACAGCGCGCACACGACGACCACGGTGGCGCCGGTGCTGTTCGGCGCGTTCATCATCGGGTTCAGCTCCATCGTCACGGGCATCAACTTCATCGTGACGACCCACACCATGCGCGCGCCGGGCATCACCTGGTTCAAGATGCCGCTGTTCGTGTGGGCCATCTACGCCACCAGTTGCATCCAGGTGCTGGCCACGCCGGTCATCGGCCTGCTGCTGGTCCTGGTGACGGTGGAGAACCTGTTCGGGTTCGGCATGTTCGACCCGGCGCGCGGCGGCGACCCGGTGCTCTTCCAGCACCTGTTCTGGTTCTACAGCCACCCGGCCGTGTACATCATGGTGCTGCCGTCCTTCGGCGTGATGAGCGAGATCGTCGCGACCTACAGCCGCAAGAACATCTTCGGCTACCGCGCGGTGGCGTACTCCAGCCTGGGCATCGCCTTCGTGGGCTTCTTCGCCTGGGGCCACCACATGTTCGTGTCCGGCCAGTCCACCTTCGCGGGCGGCCTGTTCGGCGTGCTGACCATGCTGGTGGGCGTGTTCACCGCCATCAAGGTCTTCAACTGGGTGGGCACCGTCTACAAGGGCGCGGTCGAGTTCAAGACGCCCTTCGCCTACTTCTGCGGCTTCCTGTTCTTCACCGTGTTCGGTGGCATGACGGGCATCGCGCTGGGCACGGTGTCGCTGGACGTCGCCTGGCACGACACCTACTTCGTGGTGGCGCACTTCCACTTCATCATGGTGGGCGCGACCATCATGGCCTTCCTGGCCGCCCTCCACTACTGGTTCCCGAAGATGTTCGGGCGCACGTACCACGAGGGTTGGGGTCTGGTGTCCGCGGCGCTCATCATCCTGGGCTTCAACGCCACGTTCATTCCCCAGTTCCTACTGGGCAACAACGGCATGCCGCGCCGCTACTATGAGTACCCGGAGCGCTTCCAGGCGCTGAACGTGGCCTCCACGGCCGGCGCGACGCTGCTGGCGTTCGGGTTCATCATCATCGCCATGTACCTGACGTACGCCCTGATCTACGGCAAGGCGTCCGGCAAGAACCCATGGCGCAGCAAGGGCTACGAGTGGCTGTCCGAGTCTCCGCCGCCGACCCACAACTTCGTGGGGCCGCAGCCGGTGTTCCCGGAGGAGCCCCACTTCTACGTGGACCCCAAGAAGGCCGAGGTGCCCGATGCAGTCTAGTTCTCACGCCGCCGGGGGCGCCGCCGTGCCCGTCCCCCGGCTCGCCGGCCACTTCGCCTCGCTCGAGGTGCAGAACCACGCCGCGCGCCTGGGCATGTGGCTGTTCCTGGCGACGGAAATCCTGCTCTTCGCCGGCCTCTTCATCTGCTACGGCGTCTACCGCTTCCTCTTCCCGGAGGCGTGGGCCGCCGCCAGCCGCAGCCTGGACCTGACGCTGGGCACCATCAACACGGTGGTGCTCATCACCTCCTCGCTCACCGCGGCGCTCGCGGTGCACTACGCGAAGGAGGGGAAGAACAAGATGGTCGCGGTGCAGATTGCCCTCACCCTGGTGATGGCCGTCGGCTTCCTCGTCATCAAGTACTTCGAGTACCACCACAAGTTCGAGATTGGCACGCTGCCGGGCCGCTTCTACTCGTACGAGGGCATCCAGCTTCCGGGCGTGCCCCTGTACTTCACGGTCTACTTCTGCGCGACGGCCCTGCACGGTATCCACGTCGTCATCGGCATGATCGTGCTGGCCTTCTCCATGGTCCGCGCGCTGAAGAAGGCTGACTTCGGGCCGAACAACTACACGATGGTCGAGCTGGGCAGCATGTACTGGCACCTCGTCGACCTGGTGTGGATCTTCCTCTTCCCGATGCTGTACCTCGTTTGAAGGGTTCCTCCACCATGGGCATTGCCAACGAATCCCGGCAAGAAGAACAGAACATGCGCGAGGAGCACCACGGAGCGGGCCGTTACTGGCTCATCTGGGGCCTGCTGCTGGTGCTGACGTTTGTCACGGTTGCCACCGGCGGCATCCACATCCCGACGTGGGGCTTGGTGCTGGCGCTCGTCATCGCCTCCACCAAGGGCGCGCTGGTGCTGCTCTACTTCATGCACCTGATTGACCACCGCGGCGCCAACCGACTGGTGTTCGCCGTCTCCATCATCTTCGTGGTGCTGATGCTCGCCATTCCGCTGGTGGACCTGGGCACCCGCTTCCGCGGCGCCACGCCTCCGGGTTCGACGTACAGCGACCTGCAGGCGATCGACATCGGCGCGGACGCCGAGGAAGGCCGCTACGGCGGCGGCATCCGCAAGGAAGGGAAGATGGGCGAGGAGTCCGGCGCGCCCAAGCAGTAAGGCGGTCGGGGCGGCCACCGCCCCACTCCACCAGCACGCGGCGCCGAGGGACATCCCCGGCGCCGCTTTGCTTTTGCGGGCTACAGCATCACTTCGAAGTTCAGCGCCAGCGCGGTGTCCGTAGACACCTTGCCCGGAGGTGGCGCGCTGTCGTGCTTCACCAGGAAGCTGGTGCCCAGCGACAGCTGCTTGGTGAGCCCCACGGACAGCTGCGTCTGGCTGTTGAAGAGCATGCGCGAGTCGCCGATGACGCTCACCAGCACCTCCACGTCCTCCTTGAAGGTGACGTTCTGCGCCAGGCCGTAGCGGAACACCGCGCCGAAGCGGGGACCGCCCAGGTCCACGTCCGGCAGGTTCAACCGCGTGGGGTAGTACTGGAAGCGCGTCTCGTTGGCGTAACGGAAGGCGGCGTCCGTGCGGAGGTAGGACTCGCGGCCCTTCTCCTTCTTCTCGTCCCACCACAGCACGCCCAGACCGCCTTCGCCGAAGGTGCGTGACTCCACGCTCTTCACATGGTCCGTCTCCGCGCCCGCCAGCAGGTAGCCGCTGATGACCTCGGTGAAGCGCCGGTCACCGCGCAGCTCCAGGCCCGCGTTGAACGCCACCACCTGGGACACGGCCTCCTCGCCCGTGACTTCGGGCGGACGGCTGCGGCCATAGGAGCCGTAGGACTTGATGGCGTAGATCCAGTTGTCCGTCGTGCGCTGGGCGCTGGCCAGGCCGCTCACCGTCAGGGTGGAGGCGTTACCCGTCAGCGAGATGAGGCCCAGGCCGACGGTGACGTCCCACTCGCCCTGCTTCTTGTCGGTGGCGGGGGCAGCCTCGGGCGCGGAGGCCGGGGGCGGAGCCGTGACGGCGGCGGCGCGCTCGGCGGCCTCGGCGGCGCGGACGCTGGCCTCGGCGGCGCGCTCAGCGGCGATGGCGGCGCGCTCGGCGGCGGCGGCGGCGCGCTCCTCCACGCTGAGGGGCGCGGCGGCCGCGGTCTCGGCGGCGGGAGCCGGCGGCGTGGAGGGAGCGGGCGCAGGCGTCTGGGCCTGCAGGGACGTGGCAATCAAGAAGGCAGCGGAAAGCATCGGGTCTCCAGGTCAACGACGCCGGCAAAAAGCCTGAGTCCGGGTGCGGAAGTCCTGTGTTCCCCCCCGATGCCGACGCAGCCCCCTTCCTGCTTCAAAGGCCCGCCACGCTTCAATGCCTTAATGGTCGAATTCGGACACGCCCCGCGCCGCCGCACCGGGTGGGTCCGTTCCAACCGCTTCGCAGGCGGCTCTTGAAAGAAAAGGCGCGAAGAATTCCAGTCTCCGGGACGCCCGCGAGGAAGCCCATGCCCCTGCGCCCCGCTCCGCTCCTGCTGCTCTGCGCCCTGCTCGCCCCCGCCGCGGCCTCCGCCCAGCAAGTCACCGTCCCGGTGGAGGTGGGCATCGACCTGGAACTCCAGCTCTCCAAGAGCTTCCTGTTGGGCGTGGGCTGGGAGTCCGCGTTCTACGTCCCGCAAGAACTGGGAGGACTGGGCCTGCCCGAGCGCCTGCGCGACGGCTTCTTCCACGTGGGACAGGCCTACCTTCAGCTCCACTTCCGCGTCCCCTACGCCGTGCGCGTGTAAGGCGGAAGGCAGGCAGGCCTCAAGAACCCTCCAGCGCTGCTGCGAAGCGTCGCGCGCGCGACTACCCTGCCCCGCCATGCATCTGGTCGTCGCCAACGAAGCACAGAAAGCCGACAGGGACCGCCACACCTATACGGCCTGGGGCTCGCCCCTCACCGTCGAGCAGTTTCTCGAGCGGGAGCAGCGGCTGCGCGCCCATGCGTGGAGCCAGGACACCATGCGCACCTGGCTGCTGTGCGACGACGCCGGCCGCGTGCTCACCTCGTGCGAGACGTTCCGCACCCCCAGCTACCTGCGCGGCCCCGACTGTCAGACGACACGCGGCGACAGCTTCGTCATCGCCAGCGTCTACACCGAGCCGGCCCTGCGCGGACACGGCCACGCCACGCGGCTGATGGACCAGGTGGCCGCGGAGCTGGAGTGCACGGAGCCGGACGCCCAGGCCGCCGTGCTCTACTCCGACGTGGGCGCCCGCATCTACCGGCGCTCCGGCTACCAGGAGGTCCCCGCCTGGGACTGGCACCTGCCGGTGGGCAATGGGCCCGTGATTCGCAAGGTGGACGCGCTGTTGGAAGACCCGGACGTGCCCTCGGCGCTCGAGCGGATGCGGCGGCCAGAGGTGCCCTTCTACCTGTGGCCGGACGCCACGCAGGTGGACTGGCACCTGGAGCGCGAGCGCATCTACGCGGAGCTGCTGCGCCGCCCCCGCCCCCGGGCCTGCGGCGCGGTGGTGGGCTCGTCCACGGCGCTGTGGGCGATGATGGCCCGCCAAGGAGAGCTGGTGGTGCTGATGCTGGACGCGCGCTCCGAGGACGACGCCGCCGCGCTGCTGGAGGCCGCGGGGGCCCAGGCCCACAAGGCCGGGCTGTCCAAGGTGGTGCTGTGGGAGGAGCCGGGCAACATGCCGTGGGTGGCCCGGCTTCCCGAAGCCAGCCGCGAGGCCCGGGATGGCTCGTTGCCCATGGTGCGCCCCCTGCGCGCGGGCCTGCCCGCCGCCGCGGACATCCCCTTCGCTCGCGCGCTGTGGGCGTGAGCGTCCGGCTAGGATGCGCGCATGGCCCGCAGAACCCGCATCATCGAGGGCACGTGGAACTGCACCTCGTGTGACACGAAGTCGATTCGCGCCCGGCACAAGCGCTGCCCCCAGTGCAACAACCCGCGCGAGCTGACGGGCAAGGAGTCGGAGTTCGACTTCGGCGGCGTGGACGCGGCCAGCGGGAAGTCGCTGCGCGAGGGTGTCACCGACGCGGCGGCGTTGGAGCTGGCCAAGGCGGGAGAGGACTGGTTCTGCGCCTTCTGCGGCGCGGCCACGCGGGGGGACACGACGCGCTGCAAGCACTGCGGC from Myxococcus xanthus encodes the following:
- a CDS encoding SCO family protein — encoded protein: MMSTRSYILPRACRAGFLAAAALVLAVAVPALAMPGAGKTPRAILEAQQDLPPPIQGVDVQEHLGELVPMDTRFLDASGREVRLGDVVPKARPTLLTLVYYNCPMLCNLVLNAQVQSMKELGLELGKDYEAVTVSIDPDDTPAQSLERRRRHLQSMGKPETAPWHFLTGTDAEIRRLADALGFKYTYDESTKQYAHAAVVHVLTPEGSISRYLYGTTFPPSDMKLALLEAANGRVGTSFDQIILSCFKYDTASRRYGFYIFGFIRLGGIAVFSVLATMLIYFWRRELKKGAAA
- a CDS encoding cytochrome c oxidase subunit 3 family protein → MQSSSHAAGGAAVPVPRLAGHFASLEVQNHAARLGMWLFLATEILLFAGLFICYGVYRFLFPEAWAAASRSLDLTLGTINTVVLITSSLTAALAVHYAKEGKNKMVAVQIALTLVMAVGFLVIKYFEYHHKFEIGTLPGRFYSYEGIQLPGVPLYFTVYFCATALHGIHVVIGMIVLAFSMVRALKKADFGPNNYTMVELGSMYWHLVDLVWIFLFPMLYLV
- a CDS encoding c-type cytochrome encodes the protein MRWLIPAAGLAALTGCNVSSEFLQRMEHQAKYEYYEASDFWADGRAMRTPPVGTVPRERFDKLPELKDPTQRQVALTGRSAGQPVAHVPITVDQNLLTLGQKKYNIVCSQCHGVLGDGNSIVAENMALRLPPSLLDLESKSDGHFYVAINEGYGVMPSFSGELDLRERWAVVAYVRALQTARNTRTDGQQPVPQENR
- a CDS encoding cytochrome C oxidase subunit IV family protein, with the translated sequence MGIANESRQEEQNMREEHHGAGRYWLIWGLLLVLTFVTVATGGIHIPTWGLVLALVIASTKGALVLLYFMHLIDHRGANRLVFAVSIIFVVLMLAIPLVDLGTRFRGATPPGSTYSDLQAIDIGADAEEGRYGGGIRKEGKMGEESGAPKQ
- the ctaD gene encoding cytochrome c oxidase subunit I, which encodes MTPSSSIAAPGATPAPEEHHDHHPSYLVDGTTIKSWLLTVDHKRIGLMFLFWVLLFFLVGGIFALLIRVELLTPGPTIMDAMTYNRTFTLHGLVMIFLFMIPAIPAVFGNFMLPLMLGAKDVAFPRLNLLSLYIYLAGAVLALWGMLNGGLDTGWTFYTPYSAHTTTTVAPVLFGAFIIGFSSIVTGINFIVTTHTMRAPGITWFKMPLFVWAIYATSCIQVLATPVIGLLLVLVTVENLFGFGMFDPARGGDPVLFQHLFWFYSHPAVYIMVLPSFGVMSEIVATYSRKNIFGYRAVAYSSLGIAFVGFFAWGHHMFVSGQSTFAGGLFGVLTMLVGVFTAIKVFNWVGTVYKGAVEFKTPFAYFCGFLFFTVFGGMTGIALGTVSLDVAWHDTYFVVAHFHFIMVGATIMAFLAALHYWFPKMFGRTYHEGWGLVSAALIILGFNATFIPQFLLGNNGMPRRYYEYPERFQALNVASTAGATLLAFGFIIIAMYLTYALIYGKASGKNPWRSKGYEWLSESPPPTHNFVGPQPVFPEEPHFYVDPKKAEVPDAV
- the coxB gene encoding cytochrome c oxidase subunit II, producing the protein MSELLNNILFLPEAASTFAERIDTLHHFVVGTTMVMSTAVGMAALFFFFRYRRRLPAQATEYIVPTLKTEFLFVSVPLVFFLTWFGIGFRDFTWVTTPPKDSMDVYVMGKQWMWKFSYPEGPNGVNVLHVPANRPVRLLITSRDVLHSFYVPAFRIKMDALPGRYTQIWFEATKPGTYQVLCTEYCGLSHSKMLAEVVVLPQEEYENWIQEQRRGRLQDRQDALADNSLVPPVARMVEQGQVLAGTQGCLKCHSVDGSQHIGPTFLGMYDRVEQLEDGQTIRVDEAYITQSMMDPGAHLVAGYQNVMPTYQGKLQGPETAAIVEYIKSLRTPNVREGASEGPAYDAIQ
- a CDS encoding GNAT family N-acetyltransferase, whose translation is MHLVVANEAQKADRDRHTYTAWGSPLTVEQFLEREQRLRAHAWSQDTMRTWLLCDDAGRVLTSCETFRTPSYLRGPDCQTTRGDSFVIASVYTEPALRGHGHATRLMDQVAAELECTEPDAQAAVLYSDVGARIYRRSGYQEVPAWDWHLPVGNGPVIRKVDALLEDPDVPSALERMRRPEVPFYLWPDATQVDWHLERERIYAELLRRPRPRACGAVVGSSTALWAMMARQGELVVLMLDARSEDDAAALLEAAGAQAHKAGLSKVVLWEEPGNMPWVARLPEASREARDGSLPMVRPLRAGLPAAADIPFARALWA
- a CDS encoding DUF481 domain-containing protein translates to MLSAAFLIATSLQAQTPAPAPSTPPAPAAETAAAAPLSVEERAAAAAERAAIAAERAAEASVRAAEAAERAAAVTAPPPASAPEAAPATDKKQGEWDVTVGLGLISLTGNASTLTVSGLASAQRTTDNWIYAIKSYGSYGRSRPPEVTGEEAVSQVVAFNAGLELRGDRRFTEVISGYLLAGAETDHVKSVESRTFGEGGLGVLWWDEKKEKGRESYLRTDAAFRYANETRFQYYPTRLNLPDVDLGGPRFGAVFRYGLAQNVTFKEDVEVLVSVIGDSRMLFNSQTQLSVGLTKQLSLGTSFLVKHDSAPPPGKVSTDTALALNFEVML